One Diceros bicornis minor isolate mBicDic1 chromosome 26, mDicBic1.mat.cur, whole genome shotgun sequence DNA segment encodes these proteins:
- the LOC131422507 gene encoding LOW QUALITY PROTEIN: uromodulin-like (The sequence of the model RefSeq protein was modified relative to this genomic sequence to represent the inferred CDS: inserted 1 base in 1 codon; substituted 1 base at 1 genomic stop codon), giving the protein MVMVVVTAWVIIAAKTDISEARSCSECHSNATCLVDGAATTCSCQEGFTGDGLVCGDLDECATPATHNCSANSSCVNTLGSYTCLCLDGFRLTPGLGCIDVDECAEPGLSGCHALAACVNSKGSYSCVCPAGYLGDGRHCECLPGSCEPGLDCVRKGNALVCVDPCQEHSILDEYWRSTEYGTGYTCDSHLSGWYRFLGQGGARMPETCVPTLRCNTAAPMWLNGTHPSSDEGIVSRSACAHWSGRCCLWDAPVQVKACPGGYYVYNLTAPPECHLAYCTDPRSVEGTCDECSVDEDCKSANGRWHCQCKQDFNITDLSLLDRRLECGPNDIKLSLSKCQLKSLGFEKIYMYLRDSQCSGFAERGDRDWMSVVTPTREGPCGTLMTRNETHAKYSNTLYLADEIIIRDVNVKINFACSXPLDMKVSLQTSLHPMVSQTRERALGTDEGAWLTXGRKAAHCLPLAGASSGQAVPWSNVAMSQACSLNISVGGTGVFTVRMALFRNPAFTQPYEGSSVTLSTDAFLYVGIILDGGDVSRFALLMTNCYATPSSNATDPLKYFIIQDKCPRTEDSTIRVLENGESPQARFSVQMFRFAGNYDLVYLHCEIYLCDTVNEKCKPPCSGTRVRSGGSIDQTRVLNLGPISRKAVQATVSKAACSSLGLLKVWLPLLLSAILTLMSQ; this is encoded by the exons ATGGTCATGGTGGTGGTGACCGCCTGGGTCATTATAGCTGCAAAAACTGACATCTCGGAAGCCA GAAGCTGCTCTGAGTGTCACAGCAACGCCACCTGCCTGGTGGACGGAGCGGCCACAACGTGCTCCTGCCAGGAGGGTTTCACTGGCGACGGCTTAGTGTGCGGGGACCTGGATGAATGCGCCACTCCTGCGACCCACAACTGCTCGGCCAACAGCAGCTGCGTGAACACGCTGGGCTCCTACACGTGCCTCTGCCTCGACGGCTTCCGCCTGACGCCCGGCCTCGGCTGCATCGACGTGGACGAGTGCGCGGAGCCGGGGCTCAGCGGCTGCCACGCCCTGGCCGCCTGCGTCAACAGCAAAGGCAGCTACTCGTGCGTGTGCCCCGCGGGCTACTTGGGGGACGGGCGGCACTGTGAGTGCTTGCCGGGCTCCTGCGAGCCAGGGCTGGACTGCGTGCGCAAGGGCAATGCGCTCGTGTGCGTCGATCCGTGCCAGGAACACAGCATCCTGGACGAGTACTGGCGCAGCACCGAGTACGGGACGGGCTACACCTGCGACTCCCACCTGAGCGGCTGGTACCGCTTCTTGGGGCAGGGCGGCGCGCGCATGCCCGAGACCTGCGTGCCCACCCTGCGCTGCAACACGGCCGCGCCCATGTGGCTCAACGGCACGCACCCGTCCAGCGACGAGGGCATCGTGAGCCGCTCGGCTTGCGCACACTGGAGCGGCCGCTGCTGCCTGTGGGACGCGCCCGTCCAGGTGAAGGCCTGTCCCGGCGGCTACTACGTCTACAACCTAACGGCGCCCCCCGAGTGCCATCTGGCGTACTGCACAG ATCCCAGGTCGGTGGAGGGGACGTGTGATGAGTGCAGTGTAGATGAAGACTGCAAATCAGCTAATGGCAGATGGCACTGCCAGTGCAAACAGGACTTCAACATCACTG ATCTCTCCCTCCTGGACCGCAGGCTGGAGTGTGGGCCCAATGACATCAAATTGTCCCTGAGCAAGTGCCAGCTGAAGAGCCTGGGCTTTGAGAAGATCTACATGTACCTGCGTGACAGCCAGTGCTCGGGCTTCGCTGAGAGGGGCGACAGGGACTGGATGTCTGTGGTGACCCCGACCAGGGAAGGCCCCTGTGGGACACTGATGACG AGGAATGAAACCCATGCCAAGTACAGCAACACCCTCTACCTGGCAGATGAGATCATCATCCGTGACGTCAACGTCAAAATCAACTTTGCGTGCTCCTAACCCCTGGACATGAAAGTCAGCCTGCAGACCTCCCTGCATCCAATGGTCAG CCAGACTCGGGAAAGGGCCCTAGGCACTGATGAGGGTGCATGGCTGA TTGGAAGGAAGGCTGCTCATTGTCTACCTTTGGCTGGAGCATCTTCTGGCCAGGCAGTGCCCTGGAGCAATGTGGCCATGTCCCAGGCCTG TTCCCTAAACATCAGCGTGGGCGGGACGGGCGTGTTCACTGTGCGGATGGCGCTCTTCCGGAACCCTGCCTTCACGCAGCCTTACGAAGGCTCCTCAGTGACCCTGTCCACCGACGCCTTTCTCTACGTGGGCATCATCCTGGACGGGGGCGATGTGTCCCGATTCGCACTGCTGATGACCAACTGCTACGCCACGCCCAGCAGCAATGCCACAGACCCCTTGAAATACTTCATCATCCAGGACAA GTGTCCGCGCACCGAGGACTCGACCATCCGAGTGTTGGAGAACGGGGAGTCGCCTCAGGCCCGGTTTTCAGTCCAGATGTTCCGTTTTGCTGGAAACTACGACCTGGTCTACCTGCACTGTGAAATATATCTCTGCGACACCGTGAATGAAAAGTGCAAACCA CCCTGCTCCGGGACCAGAGTCCGCAGTGGGGGCAGCATAGACCAAACCCGTGTCCTAAACTTGGGTCCTATCTCACGGAAAG CTGTCCAGGCCACAGTCTCGAAGGCTGCTTGCAGCAGCTTGG GGCTCCTGAAGGTCTGGCTGCCTTTGCTTCTGTCGGCCATCTTGACCCTGATGTCTCAGTGA